CCGGAGGAGGATCTCGTGACGAAATTGCCCGGTCAGCCGGTGGTGAAATTCAGACAGTATGCAGGGTATGTAGACGTGGATGTGAAGAATGGGAGGAGCTTGTTTTACTACTTTGTGGAGGCTGCTGAGGACCCTGACCGCAAGCCCCTCACTTTATGGCTCAATGGAGGTCggttttgcaattttttactTCAATGTTTTTGTCTGTAAGTAAACAGaattttgaagataaaatgattttctatGTTATTCTTGTGGAGTGAAGAGGTTGTTTTTACTGTTGGGATGTGAAGGCTTCCTGCTTCTGTTCATTTCTGTCTTATTCTGAATAAAGATTGTTTTTCAACTTGTCTGCTTCCGCTTACTGTTCAGTGAAACTCTGAGTTCCCTTTTACTTTTCACATGATGTTTTTCAGTGTATGCTTCAAACGTCAGTAATTCTCACACTGCGTGCTCTGTAGTGACAGATAGAATCGAATCTTAAGTTGGTAGACAAACAAGGGCATATTCTTGGTACGAATTAGTTTGTTTATTCTTTCTTCAAGTCGTTTCTCTGAGAGAATGTAATAATGTGATCAAAATTCAAGTCAGTTCTTGAGTTTCGAGCCCAACTTTGAGGTTTTTCTGTTGTAGTTTGCAGCACAACGTGAAGCATATGAACATATTTTAACAAGAATGTGAGGGATAGTGTTTGGAAAATGATGGTATTCATTTTTGACAGAATTGGCTCAAATTCTCTTTGTGAGGTCAAAtggacaattttattttaattaatttcaatgaaaaatgagGTCCTAAAAGAGTAAAGCATTTGCATTTTTATCAGGCCCCGGTTGTTCGTCAGTTGGAGGAGGCGCTTTCACGGAATTAGGCCCTTTCTATCCCAGAGGCGATGGCAGAGGGCTTCggataaattcaaaatcttgGAATAAAGGTAAAAAGGTTAAACCTTTTTCAAGTCCTAGTATGTTTAAATGGTGGGAGATATATGCTTATTCTCGAGCGATTTCCGTTGTTACTAGTATTGTTTATTTGTATTCGTAGCATCGAATCTTCTCTTTGTGGAGTCTCCGGCAGGTGTAGGATGGTCATATTCAAATACAAGCTCGGACTATACTTGTGGCGATGCTTCCACAGGTAAAGAATTTGCTCAAGAGACCaaattttgttcatattttattgaatattttaatctaCTAGCAAGTCTTTAACGttttatgatgaaattgagTGAACTGGAATTATTTCTAAGTGAACCTGAGGAAGTTTAGAGTTGGCGGAGGTAATTGAAgttcaatttcttgttttatggCAGCTATGGATATGCATATATTCCTGATGGAATGGTACAAGAAGTTTCCCACATTCAAAACCAGAGATTTGTTTCTGACAGGAGAAAGTTACGCAGGTAAAAAACATCGCAGTTGAATCTGACTGTACAAGACTTCATCATTGTCCATATGTTCACTTTCTTCATTTTAGCGAAATTATATACAGACAGTCATTGGTTTCTTCAAccaatttgaaataatttctatataGGGCATTACATCCCGCAATTAGCTGTTGCTCTTCTGGACCACAACGAACACTCTACGGAGTTCAAGTTCAAAATCAAAGGGGTTGCTGTAAGAAACCATTACTAAAGCTGAATGTCTTCTATACAATTATAGACTTTTTTCCAAGTCATATGATTGCtatagatttaatataattcaagTGAACCTGTAAGTTGGGCTTATAAATGGTTTTATTTGGCCAGATTGGGAACCCACTTTTGAGACTAGATCGCGATGTTCCAGCAACATATGAGTTTTTCTGGTCACATGGAATGATTTCTGATGAAATCGGACTTACCATTATGAACGACTGCGATTTTGATGATTATACATTTGGCAGCCCACACAATGTGTCTCTACCCTGTAACCATGCCATATCGAAGGCGAACGAGATTGTTGgtgattatataaataactatgATGTTATTCTTGATGTATGCTATCCATCCATAGTAGAGCAAGAGCTTCGACTCCGAAAGATGGTATGATTACTATATCGTATcctatttacaatattttattcaagGGGTAATGAAAAACGATGAATAATGCTTTGCGACAATTCAGGCTACAAAGATTAGTGTTGGAGTGGACGTATGCATGAGCTCAGAAAGGCACTTCTACTTCAACCTTCCTGAGGTTCAGAAGGCTCTACATGCAAACCGGACCAATCTACCATACAGCTGGTCTATGTGCAGTGAGTAAGAAGTCTATAAACCCTTAATTCTTAGAAATAACAGCAGAAATCTAAGAGTGTGTGACAAGTTCAGAATTTGGTCTAAAGAGCTGGAAGTTAAAGCCTTCAAGTTCTCTAGTAGTGTTAAGCCTCAAAGAACTAGAAGAGATTGTATGAACTATGAACtgacttttccttttcctatAAATTGTGGGCAGGGTTCTGAATTATAATGAGACGGATGGAAACATTAACATTCTTCCCTTGCTCAAGAGGATCGTTCAGAAACGTATTCCCGTTTGGATTTTCAGGTAAAAGTTTTCCATCATCATGTAACATAGAGCTAACAACATCAACTTCTTTCACTGTCAAGAAAATGTACAAATAAACTACacatttttccaatttcagtgGCGATCAAGATTCGGTTGTGCCATTACTTGGTTCCAGGACGCTTGTACGTGAGCTTGCTCATGATCTTCAGTTCAAGATCACAGTCCCATATGGAGCTTGGTTCCATAAAGGACAGGTACTTCATTGACATATTCTCTTCACTTTAAACTTATATACGATCGTCCTGGATTAACTCACTGGTCTTTGTCTCATAGGTTGGAGGCTGGGCAACTGAGTATGGCAACATGTTAACGTTTGCAACAGTTAGAGGTGCGGCTCATATGGTGCCATATGCACAGCCATCGAGGGCTCTGCATCTGTTCAGCTCGTTTGTACGTGGCCGTAGATTGCCAAACAACACACGCCCCTCCATTGACGACTGATGATCAGCCAACACAACATCCTCACAAATTATTACACTTGGTGTTTGTTTTTGAATCGATCCACAGTTCCTTGAATTGTTATACAGCCGAAGGCGACAACTCCATTTCTTAGCTGTGTAATAACAATGTGGGATCAAAGGAAAATCTGATAAACACTGTGTACTTATTTTGGAGgaatgaaaatcaattcaGACATGCATGTTCATTCGCAGACATTTTTACTTTTGCATCCAAGACCTCACTCTAGTTTTACTATGTAAATATATGACAATAATTCAACGTAAAAAGAGGAAAACAAgcaagtatttaaaattatttaacaactTAAACTTTTGAATAGAGTGCCCGTTTAAGCCACGCTAAATAAgagattttgaatttaaattttattaccacttatttaaatttttagatggaTTGGTGTTTTAATGATGACTattttaaaaaggaaaaaatacaaataattttttggtgatattgtaaatggataaatttatctattataaaaaaaattaacaatttttaaaGATTTCGTTTATATCCGAGATGTTGGATATTATGCATAATATCTTGCTAATCCaatgttttaattattcaaattaaccTCTCATTTAATACCTTGGAGACGAGCGCATGAATCTTTAAAATGAAAAGGGCGCTGAGTTGGCCAATCAAATGGAGCGGAACATCTCTTGTGTGTGAGACGCGGAGCATTTGATTCCGTCgctttaaaaggaaaaattattcacCGACAGTAGTTAACATCGACCCCATGTAGTTCAGACTTCATTCTCACACCTACTGCTATTAAAATGCCCTCGTTCCCCTACCTTATTCACCATTCTTGATTCCCATTCGTCAACTGCAAGGCGACCAAGCATTTTCACTAACTtatggtgtgtgtgtgtgtgtgttcatTTATGCACAGAGCCCAGTTGCTGAAACTGTAAGATTCTCCGCATGCTTGCTTTCTACAGGCTTAATTTGTACTTGGTAAAAGgaaagttcatttcttgatgaTGGCTGCTGTTTCTTTTGTTCTGTAATTGCTGTGGTTAGTGGGGATGGATGCAACTGTGAGTAGATTATACCTTGACTTGATGGGCCATTTGAGGCCTGCGTTCAAGAAAATTCTCAAAGTTATCAAGTTTTTAGCTGGGAATTATAGCAAAAGCTGGACTTTTCAATCTTTCACAGCATTACTCATGGTTGGTTCACTAGTTTGTTTCATTGTAGTTATGGGATCCAGCTACTTTTTCATGTTTCCCTCTTCCGAGGCAGTAGTTGAGACTAATCAAAATCAGGGGTCCAGTAATAGTAGCAGGTCTCCTGATACTTTGAGCAAGGGTTGCAATGTGTTTGATGGGAGATGGGTGATTGATGAAAGTTACCCTTTATACAATGCGTCAGAATGCCCTTTTGTTGAGCGTGGATTTGATTGTTTGTCCAATGGAAGGAAGGATACAGGATATCTTAAGTGGAGGTGGAAGCCCAAAAGTTGTGAAGTCCCAAGGTTTGATGTTCATGCTGTCTTGGAGTTGCTTCGGGGGAAGAGGGTCGTCTTTGTTGGTGATTCTCTGAGTAGAACTCAGTGGGAGTCCATGATTTGCATGTTGATGAGTGGTATTGAGGATAAGAATAGTGTGTATGAAGTCAATGGTAATGAGATCACAAAGCAGATCAGGCATTTGGCTGTTCGGTTCAGGCCATTTAATTTTACGGTTGAGTTCTATCGCTCGGTTTTCCTAGTGCAGCCTGGTCCAGTGCCCAAACATTCGCCCAAGAGAGTGAAGACTGTGCTGAAATTGGACCAATTGGATGATATTAATCGGGAATGGATTGATTCTGATATTCTCATATTCAATTCAGGACACTGGTGGACACCGACGAAGCTCTTTGAAATGTGAGTTGTTTCATTGTTGTCCAGTACTTAATGTAAATACTTGTTTTGATGAATCATGTTTTATGTGATGCTTCAGAATTAGAATTATCGGATTTTCAGGAGACTAAGTTTAGAATGGATGAAGCTTGATTGAGATGGCGTGCCGGTGGAATTGGGTTGTTGCTGCATTGACTGGGTTTTTACATAGAATATACAGATCTACGAACTCCTTAGTGTTTGTAATTGTCTGCTGTTTCTTTTCTGCTTGTTTTCCtgaaataaatgatataagaagagaagagaaccAAACTCCTCTGCCAGGCTTCAAATTGTTGCACTGAGAGATTTTTCCTTTATATCAGGAGCAAATTGCTGTATTTGGTCTGAAGAAAGAAATGTTATAAGCAGACCAAGTGTTGGTATctgcattaaaatatatagctGTTTTTGGTGTCCGTAAAACTGACTTTTGATGTGTTCTAAACCTTACACAACTTCCACCTGTCCATGCAAGATAATAAACCTATCTACTTCTTCTAATGTGCAACTTAATATGTTGAGTTTACATTTTCCCAGCCTTTGGTAGGATTTAAGCTGAAGTTACAAGTTAACAATGGCTAGAAAATTGAAACTCCTGAatgttcaattattttcttttaattttatttcagtaAGTTATTTCAAACATTGTTATAAAATACTTCTAACATGCATTTTCAGACAGGGGTTGGTATTTTCAGATTGGTGGAAGGATAAAGCTCGGAATGTCAACAAGTAATGCCTTCAAAATTGCATTAGCTACCTGGCAATCTTGGAtagagaatgcagtaaatccTAACAGGACACATATTTTCTTTCGAACCTTTGAATCCACTCATTGGAGGTGCGTTATGGTATCTGTTTCCGTGGCCCTTGCTTCTGGTCTCTTATGTGAATTGTTATTTGAAAGAGTAGTACTCATCTTTGCCGAAGTTATCTTCCACAAACAATCAGCTGTGACCATGAACTTGCTCTGATTCCATCATTTCTTCCGACAATGTGCCTTAATGATTCTCATTCTTACTCACA
The window above is part of the Sesamum indicum cultivar Zhongzhi No. 13 linkage group LG2, S_indicum_v1.0, whole genome shotgun sequence genome. Proteins encoded here:
- the LOC105179776 gene encoding serine carboxypeptidase-like 42, which encodes MRLWWNFAAVVVVVVVVGSGYGFPEEDLVTKLPGQPVVKFRQYAGYVDVDVKNGRSLFYYFVEAAEDPDRKPLTLWLNGGPGCSSVGGGAFTELGPFYPRGDGRGLRINSKSWNKASNLLFVESPAGVGWSYSNTSSDYTCGDASTAMDMHIFLMEWYKKFPTFKTRDLFLTGESYAGHYIPQLAVALLDHNEHSTEFKFKIKGVAIGNPLLRLDRDVPATYEFFWSHGMISDEIGLTIMNDCDFDDYTFGSPHNVSLPCNHAISKANEIVGDYINNYDVILDVCYPSIVEQELRLRKMATKISVGVDVCMSSERHFYFNLPEVQKALHANRTNLPYSWSMCSEVLNYNETDGNINILPLLKRIVQKRIPVWIFSGDQDSVVPLLGSRTLVRELAHDLQFKITVPYGAWFHKGQVGGWATEYGNMLTFATVRGAAHMVPYAQPSRALHLFSSFVRGRRLPNNTRPSIDD
- the LOC105179781 gene encoding protein trichome berefringence-like 7, with protein sequence MDATVSRLYLDLMGHLRPAFKKILKVIKFLAGNYSKSWTFQSFTALLMVGSLVCFIVVMGSSYFFMFPSSEAVVETNQNQGSSNSSRSPDTLSKGCNVFDGRWVIDESYPLYNASECPFVERGFDCLSNGRKDTGYLKWRWKPKSCEVPRFDVHAVLELLRGKRVVFVGDSLSRTQWESMICMLMSGIEDKNSVYEVNGNEITKQIRHLAVRFRPFNFTVEFYRSVFLVQPGPVPKHSPKRVKTVLKLDQLDDINREWIDSDILIFNSGHWWTPTKLFEMGWYFQIGGRIKLGMSTSNAFKIALATWQSWIENAVNPNRTHIFFRTFESTHWSTGSRQNCKVTRQPSLKTKGRQRSSISDAIINVVKNVAIPVKLLHVTPMGAFRSDAHVGSWSDNPSVPDCSHWCLPGVPDMWNELLFSFLLSQ